gtgtttcagaaggaatgaacagaacaggtcatcattgagtgatccatcccctgtcatccattcagAGCTTTTGGGAATCACAGGCTAGGGacagtcagagcatggggttgatagaccattgatagacctatcctccagaaacttatctagttcttttttgaacccctttATAAtgttggctttcacaacatcccctggcaaagagttccacaggttgactgtgcattgtgtgaagaagtacttccttttgtttgttttaaacctgttgtgtagtaatttcattgggtgaccctctGGTTTGTATGTTACATGAAGGAGTagataacatttccttatttactttctccacaccaggcacgattttatcaacttctatcatatccccactgtaaacgggccgactcaccgccgcggcgcctcctgctggttactccGGGAATTAACTCTTTTTCAgcgcggagcgccctctgcaggccggtgatccccctttttactgtcggccccgtgtccctcccaggacccagtgccccttttactataattgggtctccccctcccaggggaacccccaccctactatccccactttgcctcagtagtggccactgacagtcatggtctagccccacaccctggggcagactgcagtatcagcccactcatcacaggcaataggggtttggacctgctgctttgtcctacccctgggctgccctctgcaacccccagtacctgttgccctttgctaggccgcagcctggggctttccaggctggagcttccctagctcctcagcctgtcccccagccctgcttcactcaggtatctagtctcaagccctaagcagccaggcccatctctctctatggccagagagagactgcctgggctctggcttccctgcttcttataagccccagggcttcagtttggggcgtggcctccagctgcagccactttcccaatcagcccagctaaCGGccacttcccagggctgttttaaaccccCACCGGGCGGGAGCGGATAGCCACTCCGCTACACccacccttagttgtctcttttccaagctgaaaagttcaatctttttaataaaagaacaggagtacttgtggcaccttaaggtgccacaagtactcctgttctttttgtggatacagactaacacggctgctactctgaaatctttttaatctctccttacgcagaagctgttccatacctttaatcatttttcttgcccttctccgtaccttttccaattctaaagtattttttttgagatagggcgaccagaaccccacacagtattcaaggtgtgggtgtaccatggatttatatagtagcattatgatatgttctgtcttattatctagcctcttcctaatggttcctaacattgttcgcttttttggtTGCCGCTACAcactgagcggatgttttcagagaactatccacagtgaccacaagatctccttcttgagtcgtaacagctaatttagacctcatcattttatatgcatagttgggattatgttttccgatgtgcattactttccacctatcagcattgaatttcatctgccattttgttgcccggtcacccagtcctgtgagatctctttgtaagtCTTCAcactctgctttggacttaactctcttgagtaattttgtatcatttgcaaattttgccacctcactgcttaccgctttttccagataatttatgaatatgttgaacagcactggtcctagtacagatccctgggggacaccactatttacctctctccagtgtgaaaactgaccagttattcctatcctttgctttctgtcttttaaccatttactgatccatgagaggaccttccctcttatcccatgactgcttattaacgctactttatttcttagaattctgAACAATGTcccacaagaaccccaaaacagagaggcAGCTCACTCCACTTTAATCTAGGCTGGCTGTcagcagactgactgctcctATGCTCGAATTGCATGCTTCCCCTTTGCCTGGACCAGGCAAATTTTAAGTGACAGCATACAATTTTGACAGTTTTCAATACACTACAATACATGATTGGTAGATATCTTAGATCGATCGAtcgtatggggatagatagatgtggTGTGTGGGCATAGATTATACTGTATGgggatagattagattagattagattagacagATGTGCAAATGGCCAGACAAACAAATAGGCAGAACTAGCTATGGTCCTAAAAGTGCCCTGAGccatgttttgccattgactaatGCTGAATGCAACAGTAAGTTTCCTAACTCAAAGAGAGTTAATATATGAGGGTCACGCTCTAAGCCTGATCTTTGCACAAACCTCACATTGTTTCCAGTGGAAGAGCTGTGTGAATTGAAGGTGGTATCTAGTTTAAATACGTATCTGGCCCGCATAACcaaagtatctgagcacctcactttaatgtatttatctgcaAAATacacctgtgaggtagggcagtgctgttctctgcattgtacagatggggaaactgaggcgcagagtAAGTGACTTGAACAAGGCTTCACGGAGAATCTGTGGACTGGGTCACAAATCTTCATTAAATATGTAATTTGATCCTCTCCTTTAGAATGACTTTAGCTCCTTGTATTAAGTGTTGCTATTACCCCAATGTCTAGGGGAGAAGTGTCTCACACTTGTGACTTCCCCAGTAACATTTATCCCCATTACTTTCACAGCTTTCTTCTGGAACAAGTTTCCCTTGAGAATTGCCTTGTGCTTTATGAACTGGGTTATGCCCATGGTGAACAAGCTCTGCTCCGAGTAGCCATGAGACAGATCAGCCTGAATTTTAGGCACCTCTCTCTGGAGGACAAAAGCTTCCTACATCTGAAACCCAGCACTTTGATTAGCATCATCTCCTCAGACAGCCTGGTGGTCTCTTCTGAGATAGTTGTCTACCGGGCAGTGCGACGCTGGATGAAGTTTCAAACTTCCAACCGCCGTCCGTTCCTGAGTAAGATAATGAGGCATGTCCGCTTTCCACTCCTTACCCAGGAAGAGCTCCGAGAGGTCCAGTTAGAATCAGCACATTGCGGGGACATGCGGTTGCGATGGAAGCGTCTCAACAGACAAGAGAGGTTGCAGGAGTGTGGAGGTCTTAGACAGGGCATGTACAACAAGTGTATTGTGTGCGTGGACCTGTTCAACATGGAGGGCCCAGAGCTGAAAACGAAGGATTTTCAGGTAGGCTGTTTTGACCCCCAGACAGAAAAGTGGGAAAAGATGACGCCTTTGAAATGCCTGTACTGTGCTCGCTGCCTGGCAGTGGCAGATAAGCTCTACGTAACCGGAGGTGTGCACACAGATGACTCTTATTCAGATACTCTCCATGAGTACAGCTCTTTCAGAGGCCGGTGGACACAACTCCCTTCCATGTCAATGCCCCGTGCTTCACATGGGTTTCTAAACTGCAGCCAGAAGCTTTATGCTGTGGGGGGCTGGTGCAGGTATGAAGATTATCTCGATTCTGCAGAGTGCTTTGACTTGATGGCGAAGACCTGGACTCCCATCTCTCGGCTGCCATACAGTCTGAGCCATTTTGCTGCCacagtgcttaaaaataaattgtacCTGATAGGTGGCGTGACAGACAAACTGGGCTCTTGGTATGTTTCCAGGAAGGTTTTGATCTACAAAGTTAGCTCCAATGTGTGGACGCAGGTGCTTCTGGATGCAGAGTGCTACTGGTCGGGAGCTGTCTCCATGAATAATGGGATATATGTTATTGGTGGGTATTTTAGGAGCAGAGTGAGACATCATAATGAGAGATGGCCTGATTCAGGAAACCTGCATTGCAGTCGAAAGTGTTTCTTCCTGGACGAAGATGGAAGAGTGGACAAGGATGTCGTGATCCCAAAGTTGCCAGTTGAAATTGCTGGCGCTGGTGTGGTGCGCTGGAAGAAGAGGATCTACGTGCTGGGTGGCgaaaatacatatttatataaTAACCACGAGGGTGAAAATGAAGAGGAATATTATAACACAATTTACTATTGGGAACCTGGAGACCACAGATGGACTCAGTGTCTGGAAAGACTCCCTTTTAGCAACTGGGGAATCAGCGGATTTGGATGTGCAACGCTGAAGTTACCCAAAAAAACTATTCTGTCTCTTTTTCGAAAGACATCTGTAGCCCTGACTGCTGTTGAGTTAGGAGAGAGTTAGCGGCTTTTTATCCACGTGCCAGATTGCCTCATGGTCAGTGTATCCTGTCCCTAAAGCTGCATTTGCGAAGATCACCTGCCTGTACCTTTACTGTGTGTTTACCTGTGTTTATATGGAACTCCAAGGCATTCCACTGGA
The genomic region above belongs to Mauremys mutica isolate MM-2020 ecotype Southern unplaced genomic scaffold, ASM2049712v1 Super-Scaffold_100098, whole genome shotgun sequence and contains:
- the LOC123358868 gene encoding kelch-like protein diablo encodes the protein MLLAAVNPYFRAMFVSSFKESQDGEVLLQDMAPSTVQTILQYLYTEKISLTSETAQAVFVAASRLQILPLLEICSSFLLEQVSLENCLVLYELGYAHGEQALLRVAMRQISLNFRHLSLEDKSFLHLKPSTLISIISSDSLVVSSEIVVYRAVRRWMKFQTSNRRPFLSKIMRHVRFPLLTQEELREVQLESAHCGDMRLRWKRLNRQERLQECGGLRQGMYNKCIVCVDLFNMEGPELKTKDFQVGCFDPQTEKWEKMTPLKCLYCARCLAVADKLYVTGGVHTDDSYSDTLHEYSSFRGRWTQLPSMSMPRASHGFLNCSQKLYAVGGWCRYEDYLDSAECFDLMAKTWTPISRLPYSLSHFAATVLKNKLYLIGGVTDKLGSWYVSRKVLIYKVSSNVWTQVLLDAECYWSGAVSMNNGIYVIGGYFRSRVRHHNERWPDSGNLHCSRKCFFLDEDGRVDKDVVIPKLPVEIAGAGVVRWKKRIYVLGGENTYLYNNHEGENEEEYYNTIYYWEPGDHRWTQCLERLPFSNWGISGFGCATLKLPKKTILSLFRKTSVALTAVELGES